In Mycobacterium sp. Aquia_216, a genomic segment contains:
- a CDS encoding acyl-CoA dehydrogenase family protein — MSSVLTDEETLLVETVRAFIDRDVKPTVREVEHANEYPEKWIEQMKQIGIYGLAIPEDYGGSPVSMACYVLVTQELARGWMSLAGAMGGHTVVAKLLTLFGTDEQKRTYLPAMASGELRATMALTEPGGGSDLQNMTTTAVSDGDDLVITGAKTWISNARRSGLIALLCKTDPKATPKHAGISIVLAEHGPGLTVSRDLPKLGYKGVESCELSFDDYRIGKSAILGGASGKGFAQMMKGLETGRIQVASRALGVATAALEDALAYAQQRESFGKPIWKHQAVGNYLAEMATKLTAARQLTLYAAERYDSGERSDMEAGMAKLFASEVAMEIALDAVRIHGGYGYSTEFDVERYFRDAPLMIVGEGTNEIQRNVIAGQLVARGGI, encoded by the coding sequence GTGAGCTCTGTGTTGACCGACGAAGAAACCCTGCTGGTCGAGACGGTCCGTGCCTTCATCGATCGCGACGTCAAACCGACGGTCCGCGAAGTCGAGCACGCCAACGAATATCCCGAAAAGTGGATCGAGCAGATGAAGCAGATCGGGATTTACGGTCTGGCTATCCCCGAGGATTATGGCGGCTCGCCGGTGTCGATGGCCTGCTATGTGTTGGTGACCCAGGAATTGGCGCGCGGCTGGATGAGCCTGGCCGGCGCGATGGGCGGGCACACCGTCGTGGCCAAACTGCTGACGCTGTTCGGGACCGACGAACAGAAGCGGACCTACCTTCCGGCGATGGCATCCGGTGAGCTCCGCGCGACGATGGCGCTCACTGAACCTGGTGGCGGTTCAGACCTGCAGAACATGACGACCACCGCAGTTTCCGACGGTGACGACCTGGTGATCACCGGCGCGAAAACCTGGATCTCCAATGCGCGACGCTCAGGCCTGATTGCCCTGCTGTGCAAGACCGACCCAAAAGCTACTCCGAAGCATGCCGGCATCTCCATCGTTCTGGCGGAACACGGCCCGGGCCTGACGGTTTCGCGGGATCTGCCCAAGCTGGGCTATAAGGGTGTGGAGAGCTGCGAGCTGTCCTTCGATGATTACCGAATCGGCAAATCAGCGATCCTCGGCGGTGCGTCAGGCAAGGGATTTGCGCAGATGATGAAGGGTCTAGAGACCGGCCGTATTCAGGTCGCTTCGCGGGCGCTTGGTGTGGCGACCGCCGCCCTGGAGGATGCGCTTGCCTACGCGCAGCAGCGAGAGAGTTTTGGTAAGCCGATCTGGAAGCACCAAGCGGTGGGCAACTATCTGGCGGAGATGGCCACGAAGCTGACTGCGGCTCGCCAGCTGACCCTCTATGCCGCCGAGCGCTATGACAGCGGTGAGCGCTCCGATATGGAGGCGGGGATGGCGAAGCTCTTCGCCTCGGAGGTGGCGATGGAGATCGCGCTGGATGCGGTGCGGATCCATGGTGGCTACGGCTACTCCACGGAGTTCGATGTCGAACGTTACTTCCGTGATGCGCCGTTGATGATCGTCGGTGAAGGCACTAACGAGATCCAGCGCAACGTGATCGCTGGCCAGCTCGTCGCCCGCGGCGGCATCTGA
- a CDS encoding MarR family transcriptional regulator produces the protein MSELTVLQAVRLKGRVGEEDLIATLDEDPTEVAATLTDLTAAGLLIQNKTLRVSPEGRERLNLLLAEERSEIDHNALAKSYDDFRAVNSTFKALVSDWQIKDGQPNPHDDADYDTAVLNRLDDVHEQVSPIVAAVTALVPRLSAYGKKLAAALGKVKAGDTAWLARPIIDSYHTVWFELHEELIAASGLTREEEAKAGHAS, from the coding sequence ATGTCTGAATTGACTGTGTTGCAAGCAGTCCGGCTCAAGGGACGGGTCGGAGAAGAGGATCTGATCGCCACTCTGGACGAAGACCCTACCGAGGTGGCGGCGACGCTAACGGACTTGACCGCGGCGGGCCTGCTCATTCAAAACAAGACGCTCCGGGTCAGCCCCGAGGGGCGCGAGCGGCTCAATCTCCTGCTGGCAGAGGAGCGCTCGGAAATCGACCACAATGCTTTGGCCAAGTCGTACGACGATTTTCGGGCCGTCAACAGCACGTTCAAAGCGCTCGTATCGGACTGGCAGATCAAGGACGGCCAACCCAACCCGCACGATGATGCCGACTACGACACTGCGGTGCTGAACCGCCTCGACGACGTACACGAGCAGGTGTCACCCATCGTCGCCGCAGTCACCGCCCTGGTGCCAAGGCTCAGTGCGTACGGCAAGAAGCTGGCCGCGGCCCTGGGCAAGGTCAAGGCCGGCGACACAGCATGGCTAGCCCGGCCGATCATCGATTCGTACCACACGGTGTGGTTCGAACTGCACGAGGAACTCATCGCTGCCTCGGGTCTCACCCGTGAAGAAGAAGCCAAGGCCGGGCACGCGAGCTAG
- a CDS encoding pyruvate, phosphate dikinase — MSKIPGEAHPLVVTLDGGTSLPRMVLGNKGYGIDSMRRQGLPVPPAFCITTAVCTKFFADPGSCLDQIWNDVRDKMSWLEAETSRTFGHGPRPLLVSVRSGAAQSMPGMMDTVLDLGIDDAVEDALGVAGSAEFARDTRERFNDMYRRIVLGGDSSAEVPADPWVQLRGAIEAVFASWESPRAISYRTHHALGDDAGTAVIVQAMVFGNLARDSGTGVLFSRNPITGANEPFGEWLANGQGEDVVSGNVDVQPVAALRNEQPVVYEQLMAAARSLERAGGDVQDIEFTVEEGKLWLLQTRTAKRSAQAAVRLALQLRHEGLIDDAEALRRVTPAHVETLLAPALQPETRLAATLLASGLPACPGVVSGKAYTDLDDALDAADEGEDVILVRVATNPDDVQGMLAARGIVTEIGGATSHAAVVSREIGRPAVVGCGAGVAAALAGKMITVDGGEGEVREGILECTAWSETDSPDLAELTEIARGISPIRAYPRGDYEELADTSAAAVADALAAGHTDVVSPHPLVTMLIALRLNEDKKGLANV; from the coding sequence ATGTCAAAAATCCCGGGTGAGGCACACCCCCTCGTCGTCACGTTGGACGGCGGTACCAGCCTTCCTCGTATGGTCTTGGGCAACAAGGGCTATGGCATTGACTCGATGCGGCGACAGGGGTTGCCGGTCCCGCCCGCGTTCTGCATCACTACTGCGGTGTGCACGAAGTTCTTCGCCGACCCGGGAAGCTGTCTTGACCAGATCTGGAATGACGTGCGCGACAAGATGAGTTGGCTCGAAGCCGAGACATCACGCACGTTCGGGCACGGCCCGCGGCCTTTGTTGGTCAGTGTGCGCAGCGGTGCGGCGCAATCGATGCCCGGCATGATGGACACCGTGCTGGACCTGGGCATCGATGACGCGGTCGAAGATGCACTCGGAGTCGCTGGATCCGCGGAATTCGCACGCGACACCCGCGAACGCTTCAATGACATGTACCGCCGGATCGTGCTGGGCGGTGATTCAAGCGCCGAAGTCCCGGCCGATCCTTGGGTGCAGCTACGGGGGGCGATCGAGGCCGTTTTCGCCTCGTGGGAAAGCCCACGGGCGATCAGTTACCGGACGCATCACGCGCTGGGCGACGATGCCGGCACCGCGGTCATCGTGCAGGCGATGGTCTTCGGCAATTTGGCACGCGATTCGGGCACCGGCGTCCTGTTCTCCCGCAATCCCATCACCGGAGCCAATGAGCCTTTCGGCGAATGGCTGGCCAATGGCCAGGGAGAGGATGTCGTATCGGGCAATGTGGACGTCCAACCCGTCGCCGCATTGCGGAATGAACAACCCGTCGTCTATGAGCAGCTCATGGCCGCGGCGCGGTCGCTGGAGCGCGCCGGCGGCGATGTACAAGACATCGAATTCACCGTCGAAGAAGGCAAACTGTGGTTGCTGCAGACCCGGACCGCCAAACGGTCAGCTCAGGCCGCCGTCCGCCTGGCATTACAGCTGCGCCATGAAGGACTGATCGATGACGCGGAGGCGTTGCGCAGGGTGACTCCGGCACATGTCGAGACCTTGCTCGCACCCGCGCTGCAACCCGAAACACGGCTCGCTGCAACGCTTTTAGCGAGCGGACTACCAGCGTGTCCGGGCGTGGTATCCGGCAAGGCGTATACTGACCTCGACGATGCCCTTGATGCCGCCGACGAGGGCGAAGACGTCATCTTGGTGCGGGTGGCGACGAATCCCGATGACGTACAGGGAATGCTGGCCGCCCGAGGGATCGTCACGGAGATCGGCGGTGCGACATCGCATGCCGCGGTGGTGAGTCGAGAGATAGGTCGACCGGCGGTGGTGGGGTGCGGTGCGGGCGTGGCCGCTGCCCTGGCCGGCAAGATGATCACCGTCGACGGTGGCGAAGGCGAAGTGCGCGAGGGAATCCTCGAATGCACTGCGTGGTCCGAGACGGACTCACCCGATTTGGCCGAGCTCACCGAGATCGCCCGAGGAATCAGCCCGATCCGGGCCTACCCCCGTGGTGACTACGAAGAGCTTGCCGACACATCCGCAGCGGCGGTCGCCGACGCCCTCGCCGCCGGTCATACGGATGTCGTCTCGCCTCATCCTTTGGTCACCATGCTGATCGCACTTCGACTGAACGAGGACAAGAAAGGGCTGGCGAATGTCTGA
- a CDS encoding epoxide hydrolase family protein, which translates to MVEIRDFRVKISEADIADLRARLERTRWPHTETVTDWSQGIPSGYVRELVGYWAKDYDMDRVASRLNAYPQFHATIGDLGIHFLHVRSPLRDARPLILTHGWPGSVVEFLDVIGPLTEPERYGGSAEDAFHVVIPSLPGYGFSDKPTTPGVGIERIAEAWNALMVALGYPQYFAQGGDWGGFVTAMMGVKPPAGLLGIHVNMALASPEALGGLGELTPDEQAVGGLPAYMEQEGAYAVQQATRPQTLGYGLADSPAGQLAWIAEKFYAWTDCDGHPENAVARDVILDNVMMYWLTNTAASSARLYWESFSMISSFEEVPLPSAYTRFPEEIVNVSERWLRTRFTDLRYYHAVAKGGHFAALEQPEVFVDEVRAGIRALT; encoded by the coding sequence ATGGTTGAGATTCGCGACTTCCGTGTCAAGATTTCCGAGGCCGACATCGCCGATCTGCGTGCTCGTCTGGAACGGACGCGGTGGCCGCACACCGAAACCGTGACCGACTGGTCCCAGGGCATCCCCTCAGGCTATGTGCGCGAATTGGTCGGGTATTGGGCGAAGGACTACGACATGGACCGGGTCGCCAGCCGGCTCAATGCCTATCCGCAGTTCCACGCGACCATCGGTGACCTCGGCATCCACTTTCTGCACGTGCGTTCGCCGCTTCGTGACGCGCGGCCGCTGATACTGACGCATGGTTGGCCGGGATCGGTGGTCGAATTTCTCGACGTGATCGGCCCGCTGACCGAGCCCGAACGCTATGGCGGCTCGGCCGAAGACGCCTTTCACGTCGTCATTCCCTCGCTGCCGGGATATGGGTTCAGCGACAAGCCGACGACTCCCGGGGTGGGCATCGAACGAATCGCCGAGGCGTGGAACGCCCTGATGGTCGCGTTGGGCTACCCGCAGTACTTTGCGCAGGGCGGCGATTGGGGTGGGTTCGTGACCGCGATGATGGGCGTCAAGCCCCCCGCCGGCCTGCTCGGGATCCACGTCAACATGGCGCTGGCCTCACCGGAGGCGCTGGGAGGGCTCGGCGAACTGACCCCGGACGAGCAGGCCGTCGGAGGACTGCCGGCATACATGGAGCAGGAGGGCGCCTACGCCGTGCAACAGGCCACCCGACCGCAGACGTTGGGCTATGGGCTCGCCGATTCGCCGGCCGGTCAACTTGCCTGGATCGCCGAGAAGTTCTACGCCTGGACCGACTGCGATGGGCACCCGGAGAACGCTGTTGCGCGCGATGTCATCCTGGACAACGTCATGATGTACTGGTTGACGAACACCGCCGCCTCGTCGGCGCGGTTGTACTGGGAGAGCTTCTCGATGATCAGCTCATTTGAGGAGGTCCCCCTACCGTCGGCCTACACCCGGTTCCCGGAGGAAATCGTCAATGTCAGCGAACGGTGGCTTCGTACCAGGTTTACCGACCTTCGCTACTACCATGCCGTCGCCAAAGGCGGCCACTTCGCGGCTTTGGAACAGCCCGAGGTCTTCGTCGACGAGGTCCGCGCCGGCATCCGCGCGCTTACTTAG
- a CDS encoding phytoene desaturase family protein, translating into MKDAPPPAEADVVVVGSGHNGLVAAAYLAKAGLDVLVVEAAPTAGGMTSTNPFAPEAPEYTINEASIQASLFRTTTIDQDLGLSRKYGLRQTVIDPAHFQLSADGASLGLWRDPRKTAAELEYFSKKDARALLELYEVIDAAVEIGLPMMQTSVAEPEIKNILKSARAVVKNRKQLAALGRWMSSSQAEAIEESFEHDMIRAPLLSSLPFMPFDADMSGWSLIYLGVLSKYGVAMFHGGTGSLPKALIGVIKDNRGDVITNSPVEELIVANNRCTGVRIRGGTEIRARRAVLTACSPKTTLTRLLPRGVLEPKKQNAADHIPTRKRGIADAKVNVALSGRVDMSKHEKWRGDGIDLRQACNCYHTYQEALDAARSCVLGKVPDAIPGLAQVTNSFDPSMSPPGKDLWWFWTGLTPSFPEVGWDVARKHITDSILKDAELYYKGVEDMQVAVRPLMLPDIEERFWAIDGSVYHVDPTITRFGPNKPVAGFAGYKTPVEGLYLTGSGTHPVAGISGMPGQNAARVLLKHLHLEDKGGRLGVLKELVTRRKKVDGDPYSSGQNDPFPAEL; encoded by the coding sequence ATGAAGGACGCTCCCCCACCAGCTGAGGCCGACGTTGTTGTCGTCGGATCGGGCCACAACGGACTGGTCGCGGCTGCGTATCTGGCGAAAGCCGGCCTCGACGTCCTCGTCGTCGAGGCGGCCCCCACCGCCGGCGGCATGACGTCAACGAATCCCTTTGCCCCCGAGGCGCCCGAATACACGATCAACGAGGCGTCGATCCAGGCATCGCTGTTCCGCACCACGACCATCGACCAGGACTTGGGCTTGTCGCGCAAATACGGGTTGCGCCAGACCGTCATTGATCCCGCCCACTTCCAACTCTCCGCCGACGGCGCATCGCTGGGCCTGTGGCGTGATCCGCGCAAGACCGCCGCCGAGCTCGAGTACTTCTCGAAGAAGGACGCCCGCGCGCTGCTCGAACTCTACGAAGTCATCGACGCAGCGGTCGAGATCGGCCTGCCGATGATGCAGACCAGCGTCGCCGAGCCGGAGATCAAGAACATTCTGAAATCCGCGCGCGCGGTGGTGAAGAACCGCAAGCAGCTGGCCGCCCTCGGCCGCTGGATGTCGAGCTCGCAGGCCGAAGCCATCGAAGAAAGCTTCGAGCACGACATGATCCGCGCACCCCTGCTCTCAAGTCTGCCGTTCATGCCGTTCGACGCCGACATGTCCGGCTGGTCGTTGATCTACCTGGGGGTGCTGAGCAAGTACGGCGTCGCGATGTTCCACGGTGGCACCGGCTCCCTGCCGAAGGCGCTGATCGGCGTCATCAAAGACAACCGCGGCGACGTGATCACCAACTCCCCCGTCGAGGAGCTGATCGTCGCCAACAACCGCTGCACCGGCGTGCGGATCAGGGGCGGCACCGAAATCCGGGCCCGCCGCGCGGTCCTGACCGCCTGCAGTCCGAAGACCACGTTGACCCGGCTGTTGCCGCGCGGCGTGCTGGAGCCCAAAAAGCAGAATGCCGCTGACCACATCCCGACTCGCAAGCGCGGTATCGCCGACGCCAAGGTCAACGTCGCCCTGTCGGGTCGCGTCGACATGTCCAAGCACGAGAAATGGCGCGGAGACGGCATCGACCTGCGGCAGGCCTGCAACTGCTATCACACCTACCAGGAGGCTCTGGATGCCGCGCGCTCCTGCGTGCTCGGGAAAGTGCCCGACGCGATTCCGGGGCTGGCTCAGGTGACTAACTCGTTCGACCCGTCGATGTCACCCCCGGGCAAAGACTTGTGGTGGTTCTGGACCGGCCTGACGCCGTCCTTCCCCGAGGTCGGCTGGGATGTCGCCCGCAAGCACATCACCGACAGCATCCTCAAGGACGCCGAGCTGTATTACAAGGGCGTCGAGGATATGCAGGTCGCCGTGCGGCCGCTGATGCTCCCCGATATCGAGGAACGGTTCTGGGCGATCGACGGTTCGGTGTATCACGTGGACCCGACCATCACTCGATTCGGCCCGAACAAGCCGGTGGCGGGCTTCGCCGGGTACAAGACTCCGGTCGAGGGGCTCTACCTCACCGGGTCAGGCACGCATCCCGTCGCCGGTATCAGCGGGATGCCCGGTCAGAACGCAGCACGCGTTTTGCTCAAGCATCTCCACCTCGAGGACAAGGGTGGCCGACTGGGTGTGCTCAAAGAGTTGGTGACGCGCCGCAAGAAGGTCGACGGCGACCCGTACTCCAGCGGACAGAACGACCCATTCCCGGCCGAACTCTAA
- a CDS encoding ferredoxin: MKVAVDTTKCSGIGLCEVAAPTVFEIGDDGQSRAINPEPSEDERAAVEQAVSECPTSALSIQD, translated from the coding sequence ATGAAAGTGGCGGTCGACACCACCAAGTGTTCGGGAATCGGGTTGTGTGAGGTCGCGGCGCCCACGGTGTTTGAGATCGGCGACGACGGTCAGTCGCGGGCAATCAATCCCGAGCCATCCGAGGACGAGCGTGCCGCGGTCGAGCAGGCTGTGAGCGAGTGCCCGACCAGCGCGTTGTCGATCCAGGACTAG
- a CDS encoding aldehyde dehydrogenase family protein: MTIHALETTVSVSALADLRRVFATNRTRSLEWRLEQLRGIERFVAEREPDIAAALAEDLGRPPAEAWLGDIASTKGEAVYARKHLKRWMRRRRVALPLAQLPGRAWVQHDPLGVVLVIGPWNYPLYLSLAPLVAAVAAGNCAVIKPSELAPATSALLARLLPLYVDPEAVRIIEGDAAVTQELLAAGFDHILFTGGTEIGKKIMAAAAPTLTPVTLELGGKSPVIVAADADIDVAARRIAWVKLMNSGQTCIAPDYVLADRRIVDDLVGKIVANVRDFRSGEPDPALRVVNQRQFDRLVSLISTTDGKVVTGGRSDGATLRIEPTVILNPSPTDPVMTDEIFGPILPVLAVESLDHAVDFVNGRPKPLALYVFASGPIGRDLIDRIASGGAVINHVAMHCLVPSLPFGGVGASGMGAYHGKWGFEALSHRRAVLSKSAKPDPRLVYPPYSQRALSIMRRMF; this comes from the coding sequence GTGACTATTCACGCACTGGAGACAACTGTGAGCGTCAGCGCGCTTGCCGACCTCCGCCGGGTTTTCGCTACGAACCGAACCCGCAGCTTGGAATGGCGACTGGAGCAACTGCGTGGGATCGAGCGGTTCGTCGCGGAGCGGGAGCCGGACATCGCCGCGGCGTTGGCCGAAGACCTGGGTCGACCCCCGGCGGAGGCGTGGCTTGGTGACATCGCGTCAACCAAAGGCGAAGCCGTCTATGCCCGTAAGCATCTGAAGCGATGGATGCGCAGGCGGCGCGTGGCATTACCGCTCGCGCAGTTGCCCGGTCGCGCCTGGGTCCAACACGACCCGCTGGGCGTGGTGTTGGTCATAGGGCCGTGGAATTACCCGCTGTACTTGAGCCTGGCGCCGCTGGTGGCCGCGGTGGCGGCCGGCAACTGCGCGGTGATCAAGCCTTCCGAGCTGGCCCCCGCCACGTCGGCACTGTTGGCGCGGCTGCTTCCACTCTATGTCGACCCGGAGGCAGTTCGGATCATCGAGGGCGATGCCGCCGTCACGCAAGAGCTGCTCGCGGCGGGATTCGATCATATTCTGTTCACGGGCGGTACCGAGATCGGCAAGAAGATCATGGCCGCCGCGGCGCCGACCCTGACTCCGGTGACACTAGAACTGGGTGGCAAGAGTCCGGTGATCGTTGCGGCCGACGCCGATATCGACGTCGCCGCGCGGCGCATCGCGTGGGTGAAGTTGATGAATTCGGGCCAAACCTGCATCGCGCCCGACTACGTGCTGGCTGACCGTCGGATCGTCGACGACTTGGTCGGCAAGATAGTCGCCAATGTTCGCGATTTCCGCTCGGGCGAACCGGATCCGGCGTTACGCGTCGTCAACCAACGCCAGTTCGACCGCCTGGTTTCGCTGATCAGTACCACCGACGGCAAGGTGGTTACCGGGGGGCGGTCGGATGGTGCCACACTGCGGATCGAACCCACCGTGATCCTCAACCCATCGCCTACTGATCCGGTCATGACCGACGAGATTTTTGGCCCGATCCTGCCGGTCTTGGCGGTCGAATCGCTGGATCACGCAGTCGATTTCGTCAATGGTAGACCAAAGCCACTGGCGCTCTATGTTTTTGCTTCTGGCCCGATCGGCCGCGACCTGATCGACCGCATCGCTTCCGGCGGCGCGGTGATCAATCATGTTGCCATGCATTGCTTGGTGCCGTCGCTGCCGTTCGGTGGCGTCGGCGCCAGCGGCATGGGGGCCTACCACGGCAAGTGGGGCTTCGAGGCGCTGAGTCATCGCCGTGCGGTGCTGTCGAAGTCGGCCAAACCCGATCCCCGTCTCGTCTACCCGCCCTACAGTCAGCGGGCCCTGAGCATCATGCGGAGGATGTTCTGA
- a CDS encoding coniferyl-alcohol dehydrogenase, translating into MADFKGKRYVVTGAASGIGHAVAERLLAAGAEVHCLDRNIPTAKVTHHVEVDLANPNSIDSAVEQLDGEFDGLINVAGIPGTAPADVVIAVNSLAVRHLTESFFERLKPGGSVTIVSSTAGFGWPLRLDSIRDLLCTDTFEEGAAWFKANPQQGNAYNFSKEVSTVYAMSMGLALGEMGFRINAVLPGPVETPILVDFEESMGKDTLDGLKNLLGRHADPEDIADVVLFLASDDARWVNGQALAVDGGISGAVGSGVVPAPEI; encoded by the coding sequence ATGGCCGACTTCAAGGGCAAACGGTACGTCGTCACCGGCGCAGCATCGGGCATCGGCCACGCGGTCGCCGAGCGGTTGCTCGCCGCCGGAGCCGAAGTGCACTGCCTGGACCGCAACATACCGACCGCCAAGGTGACTCACCATGTCGAGGTCGACCTGGCGAACCCGAACAGCATTGACAGCGCCGTAGAGCAACTCGACGGCGAGTTCGACGGGTTGATCAACGTGGCCGGTATTCCCGGCACCGCACCCGCCGATGTGGTGATAGCCGTGAACAGCCTGGCGGTCCGGCATTTGACCGAGTCGTTCTTCGAACGCCTCAAACCGGGTGGATCTGTCACGATCGTGTCGTCGACGGCGGGCTTCGGCTGGCCGCTGCGGCTCGACTCGATTCGCGATCTGCTGTGCACCGATACCTTCGAAGAGGGTGCTGCGTGGTTCAAGGCCAACCCGCAGCAGGGCAACGCCTACAACTTCTCCAAAGAAGTCTCCACCGTCTACGCCATGTCGATGGGTTTGGCATTGGGCGAGATGGGATTTCGCATCAACGCCGTGCTACCCGGACCGGTGGAGACGCCGATCTTGGTCGATTTCGAGGAGTCGATGGGCAAGGACACCCTCGACGGTTTGAAGAACCTGTTGGGGCGCCACGCCGATCCGGAGGACATCGCCGATGTGGTGTTGTTCTTGGCCTCCGACGATGCCCGGTGGGTCAACGGGCAGGCGCTTGCTGTGGACGGCGGCATCAGCGGGGCGGTGGGCAGCGGCGTAGTGCCGGCCCCCGAAATCTGA
- a CDS encoding cytochrome P450 gives MTTETTPKIDRPPFDPVNISSQAFWAQSFDEREKSFKILRDERPVSWHRPIEGSMMEPEIDGVWVVTRHEDVCYVSKTPEIFCSGQGITFEAVPEEMLDATQSFLGMDGAKHSSLRRLVSSVFTPRQVAKIKDQIEHQARSIVDDLIKTKDGDFVQQVAKRLPMWTIYEMLGLPEDQRDEAAHLAEGMVAWADPDVAAGREPGEVLTDSLVGLLNIGIGLAEARREHPQNDVMTSLVQAEIDGRQLTDDELGPYFVLLSVAGNDTTRTTTTFTTLALQQFPEQKALLEKDFDGHIKVAIDEFVRWTTPVMTFRRTATQDTELHGQHIREGDWVTMVYSSANRDERVFSNPHEFDITRSPNLHVAFGGGGPHFCMGAFMGKMQLESIFRELIFRAPNLRLGEPEYLTGNFITAVKSLPYTLD, from the coding sequence ATGACAACTGAGACAACTCCGAAGATCGACCGGCCGCCCTTCGACCCGGTGAACATTTCGTCGCAGGCTTTCTGGGCGCAAAGCTTCGACGAGCGGGAGAAGTCCTTCAAGATCCTTCGCGACGAACGCCCGGTCAGCTGGCACCGCCCGATTGAGGGCTCCATGATGGAGCCCGAGATCGACGGTGTTTGGGTGGTCACGCGCCACGAGGACGTCTGCTACGTGAGCAAGACTCCGGAGATCTTCTGCTCTGGGCAAGGCATCACGTTTGAGGCCGTACCTGAGGAGATGCTCGATGCCACCCAGTCCTTTCTGGGCATGGACGGTGCGAAGCACTCGAGCCTGCGCCGGCTCGTCAGCTCGGTCTTCACGCCGCGACAGGTCGCCAAGATCAAGGACCAGATCGAGCACCAGGCGAGATCCATCGTCGACGACCTGATCAAGACGAAGGACGGCGATTTCGTCCAGCAGGTGGCCAAACGCCTACCGATGTGGACGATTTACGAGATGCTCGGCCTGCCCGAGGACCAGCGCGACGAGGCGGCGCACCTGGCCGAGGGCATGGTGGCGTGGGCCGACCCCGATGTAGCGGCTGGCCGCGAACCTGGGGAGGTACTGACCGATTCCCTTGTCGGACTGCTCAATATCGGGATCGGCTTGGCCGAGGCGCGACGTGAACATCCGCAGAACGACGTGATGACTTCGCTGGTGCAAGCCGAGATCGACGGACGGCAACTCACCGACGACGAGCTGGGCCCGTACTTCGTCCTGCTGTCGGTCGCGGGTAATGACACCACCCGTACCACCACCACCTTCACGACGCTTGCGTTGCAGCAGTTCCCCGAGCAGAAAGCGTTGCTGGAGAAGGATTTCGACGGGCACATCAAGGTCGCGATCGATGAGTTCGTCCGCTGGACAACCCCGGTGATGACGTTCCGGCGTACCGCAACCCAGGACACCGAGCTGCACGGCCAGCACATTCGCGAAGGTGACTGGGTGACAATGGTTTACTCTTCGGCCAACCGCGACGAGCGGGTCTTCAGTAACCCGCATGAGTTCGACATCACCCGATCGCCGAACCTGCACGTCGCATTCGGCGGCGGCGGACCGCACTTCTGCATGGGTGCCTTCATGGGCAAGATGCAGCTGGAATCGATCTTCCGCGAGCTGATCTTCCGGGCGCCGAACCTGCGGCTGGGCGAACCTGAGTATCTGACCGGCAATTTCATCACCGCAGTCAAATCGCTGCCCTACACCCTCGATTAG